The region AAAATCTTCGTTTAAATGATAGTACAACCAATATTATCAAATTAAAATACGATGCTGGTCAGGTAACTACTTTAGCGATTCAACAATCGGAAGCACAAAAATTAAACTCCGCGCAATTGATTCCGTTATTGGAACAAAATATTGCGATTCAGGAAAATGCTTTAAGTGTTTTAACAGGTTCTTTTCCAAATTCTAAAGAAAGATCGGTTCGTTTAAGTGCACTTGAAGTAAAACACAATACAGCAATTGGAATTCCGTCTGCTTTAGTCAGCAGAAGACCAGATGTAAAAAGTGCCGAATTAGCCCTAAAAGTCGCAAACGCAAACGTAGGAATCACAAAAGCCGATTTATATCCAGCCTTAAGAATTACGGCTCAAGGTGGTGTAAATTCTTTTGAAACCAGCAATTGGTTCAACATTCCGGCTTCATTATTCGGAACTGTTGCGGGAGGCTTAACACAACCGCTTTTAAACAACAAAAGAGTGAGAACGCAATATAATATCGCTGTCGCAGAAAGAGAAAAGGCGGTTTTAGCTTTTAGACAACAAGTTCTAGTTGCGGTAAGCGAAGTTTCGGATGCTTTGGTTAAAGTAGAGAAATTACAGCAACAGGAAACGTTCTTAAAAGAAAAAGTAAAAACGCTACAACAAGCTATTAAAAATGCTAACCTTTTATTCAAAAACGGTATGGCAGAATATCTTGAAGTTTTAACCGCTCAGGCAAATTTATTGCAAAGCGAATTGGAACTTGCTGATATCAAAAGACAACAACTTACAGCCAACACAGATTTGTACCGCGCTCTTGGCGGAGGCTGGAAATAATACCCTTTACATTACCCGTTAATTATTTATTTTTTGAGAGGAGAACGCTGTGGAACTTAGGTTTCATGGCGTTTTTTGTTATTTAACCGCAAAGAACGCGAGGATTTACGCAAAGGGCGCAAAAGCTTTTTTTAGTTTCTCGCAAAGACGCAAAGTCGCAAAGGTTTGTTTTTCACGCAGATTTAAAAAGATTTTAGCAGATTTGCGCAGATCTTTTATTTATTATTAAAAAATAAATCTGCTTAAATCTGCAGAATCTGCGTGAAACAAATACTAAAAAAACTTTGCGCCTCTGCGACTTTGCGAGAGCTATTAAATCAGCTTGCACCAAACAAAAAACTTATCTAATTTTATTCTTTCGCAAAAGCAAAAATAAAATGACATCTGATCAACAGAAATACCTAAATCAATTAAAACAAACCATCAAAAGCTACTATCCTGTTTCTGAAAGTTCGTGGAAATTGATTGAGGAAATAGCAGTATTTCAAACCCTTAAAAAAGGAGAAATTATTCTGCAAAACGGAGAGATTGCCAAAAACCTTCATTTTATTGCAAAGGGAATTTTAAGGGCTTTTATAACCGATCAGCAGGGAAATTTCTATAATAAAAACCTTTTTATGGAAAATTATTTTGCGGGGTCTAAAGTTTCTTTGATGCTCCAAACTCCTTCTAATTTTACACTTGAAGCTTTGGAAGATTCCATTATAATCAACATCAACTATAAAAGATATATGGAGCTGATCTATCAAAACGACGATCTCAAAAACTTCTACATCGCTAAAATGGAAAAAAACTGGATTATCGAAAAAGAACAAAGAGAAGTTGCCTTGGTTATGCAAAATGCAACCGAAAGATATATCAGTCTTCTGGAAAAACATCCTAGCATTGCCGATCGTGTTCCGCTACTGCATATTGCCTCGCATTTAGGTATTACGCCAACACAGTTAAGCCGAATTAGAAAAAGTCTGGAAAAAGATTTGTAAATCAACATATGTAAAGGCTTTTCTGAAAGAACGGATTTATCTTTGTTCTACAATTTAAACTCGTCACAATAATGACCACTATAAACCTCATCAAAGACAATATTGACAATCTTACCACGCTGTGGAAAACGGTTGCAACTCCCCTTCTATCTTATCATAAAAATGATCCTTTTGAATTTTCTCAGATCAAAAACTCTGGCTGGCCCAATAGATTATGGTCTCGAGAAGATATTACCGAAGAAAATTTTCTGAAGATTCAGGAAATTATGGCGAAAAATCCAGGTTTGGTTGTTCCATACTGGGATATCTTTGGAAGTAATTCTAAAGATTTTTTTGAAAAAAACGGCTTTCATGTCCGCATTCAGCTTATAGCGATGGCACTAAAACTGGGAGAAAAAGTGCCGATTCAACACAATCTTAATTTCAAAAGAGTTTTAAATGAAGAAGATGCTAAAACCTGGTCTGATATTTATCCGTTGTCTTTTAGTTATAAAATCAGTAAAGAAACTTTGGTTGCTAATTACGA is a window of Flavobacterium crocinum DNA encoding:
- a CDS encoding TolC family protein, with amino-acid sequence MKNHITKIVTFAILITTLISCKVSKDIETPKDAFPENFRNASVSSDTTSIADVEWKNFFTEKDIIKLIDSAVARNNDLQIAEKNIEIAQYRFTQSKWGNVPQVNLFVNASTSNPSDNSFTGLNLNQAIGAKHIDDYSAGASLSWEADIWGKIRNQKKGAYAGYLQSEEVKKALQTNIVANVSRGYYNLLMLDAQLDIARQNLRLNDSTTNIIKLKYDAGQVTTLAIQQSEAQKLNSAQLIPLLEQNIAIQENALSVLTGSFPNSKERSVRLSALEVKHNTAIGIPSALVSRRPDVKSAELALKVANANVGITKADLYPALRITAQGGVNSFETSNWFNIPASLFGTVAGGLTQPLLNNKRVRTQYNIAVAEREKAVLAFRQQVLVAVSEVSDALVKVEKLQQQETFLKEKVKTLQQAIKNANLLFKNGMAEYLEVLTAQANLLQSELELADIKRQQLTANTDLYRALGGGWK
- a CDS encoding Crp/Fnr family transcriptional regulator encodes the protein MTSDQQKYLNQLKQTIKSYYPVSESSWKLIEEIAVFQTLKKGEIILQNGEIAKNLHFIAKGILRAFITDQQGNFYNKNLFMENYFAGSKVSLMLQTPSNFTLEALEDSIIININYKRYMELIYQNDDLKNFYIAKMEKNWIIEKEQREVALVMQNATERYISLLEKHPSIADRVPLLHIASHLGITPTQLSRIRKSLEKDL
- a CDS encoding GNAT family N-acetyltransferase; translated protein: MTTINLIKDNIDNLTTLWKTVATPLLSYHKNDPFEFSQIKNSGWPNRLWSREDITEENFLKIQEIMAKNPGLVVPYWDIFGSNSKDFFEKNGFHVRIQLIAMALKLGEKVPIQHNLNFKRVLNEEDAKTWSDIYPLSFSYKISKETLVANYENAKFYLVHFEGKAIGTLTLFQTEKTMGIHGVGVIPEMRKRGFAEEIMKFAINEAIDADCEYAQLQASALGKGIYTRLGFEDLFTITNYQLG